In Dethiosulfovibrio peptidovorans, the genomic window TATCCCGAAGCCGGGCGGCCCCCTCAAAATCGAGGTTTTGGGCCGCCTTGTCCATCCGGCGGCGAAGCCGTTCCGTGACGTCGAGGGTCTGACCTCGAAGCAGCAGCAGCACGTCGTCCAGGATATCCCTGTAGTCCCCAGGCGAACACAACCCGGCACAGGGAGCCTGACATTTTCCAAGCTCATGCCGGATACAGGGCCGCTTCACCGTGACGCGTGAGAGATCCTGAGCGCACGTCCTCAGGGGAAAGTATCTCTCGATAAGTCGAAGAAGCCGCCGAAGTTCGCCGGCGCTCACGAAGGGACCGATATGCAGTCCCTCCCCCTTATGAAGGCTCACCTTCAGCCTGGGAAAAGCCTCGTCCGTGACGTGGACGTATGGATACCGTTCGTTGATCTTGAGATCCACGTTGAAGAAAGGACGCAGCTTCTTGATCAGCCGGGACTCGACGATCAGCGCCTCGGCCTCGGTCTCGGTTCTGATGGTCGATATATCCTCGACGGTCGACACCAGCTTTCTCAACCTGGGCGAGGCAAAACCGCTGTGACGAAAATATGAGGACACCCGCTTCTTCAGGGACTTGGCCTTGCCCACATAGATGACGGACCCGCCGGAGTCGTGCATCAGATAGACCCCGGGCCTGTTCGGAAAGGTCCGAACCAGCTTTTTCAGGCGTTCAACCCGATCAGCCATAAAGATCACCCTCAATCGATGGCGAAAACGTGGCAAAAAGCGCGATAAAAAGTATAATCAGGGTACATCGGGATCCATTTTCCCGCAACCGATATCAGTATGGAGGTTTTTCGTCATGACTCTCAGCCTGTATAACGACCTGACCAGGAAGAAAGAACCATTCGTCCCACTGCATGAGAAAGAGGTCCGGTTTTACAGTTGCGGCCCAACGGTATACGACTATTTTCACATTGGCAACGCCCGCCCTTTCATCGTCTTTGACGTGCTTCGCCGATACATGGAGTTCTCGGGCTACGACGTGACCTTCGTCCAGAACTTCACCGACATCGACGACAAGATGATCGACCGGGCCAACGAGAGGGGAATCACCGTTCAGGAACTGGCGGAACAGACCATCGCCGACTACTTCGAGGACGCCGACGCCCTGGGAATCAAGCGGGCCTCCGTCTATCCCCGGGCGACGGAACACATGGCGGAGATCATCGACCTCGTCAAAAAGCTGAAGACCTCGGGCCATGCCTACGAGGTGGACGGGGTCGTCTACTTCGACGTGTCTTCCTTCCCAGGATACTGCAAGCTCTCGGGCCAGAACGTGGAGGAACTTCAGGCCGGCGCCAGGATCGAGGTCAACAGCTCCAAGAAAAGCCCTCTGGACTTCGTCCTGTGGAAAGCCCAGAAACCGGGCGAACCCGCCTGGGACAGCCCCTGGGGAAAGGGACGTCCGGGATGGCACATCGAATGCAGCGCCATGGCAATGAAATATCTGGGAGAGACCCTGGACATCCACTCGGGGGGAACCGACCTTATCTTCCCCCACCACGAGAACGAGATCGCTCAGGCGGAGGCCGCCACGGGGCAGCCCTTCGTCCGGTACTGGATCCACAACGAGTATATCCTCATCGACAAGGAAAAGATGTCCAAATCCCTGGGGAACTTCATGACCGCCCGGGAGGCCCGGAAGCACTATTCCCCCCTGGCCATCCGGATGTTCATGCTCAGCGCTCATTACAGATCTCCGGTGAGCTTCGGTCCCGAGGGACTTCAACAGGCGACCTCCGCCCTGGAGCGGCTTCACAACAGCTGGTCCGATTTCAGATACGCCGTGGACACCCGTCCCCAGTCTCCGGGAGAGGTGGGACGTTTCCTGGAGGCCATGGACACCCACCGGAAGAGCTTCGTCACCGCCATGGACGACGACTTCAACACGGCCGGCGCCCTGGGAGCCGTCTTCGAGGCGATCTCATCCACTAACTCCTACGTCAAAACAGCCGAGACCCTCGACCCCAAAGCGGTTGATGTCATCGGCGGCTTCTTCCGCGACCTTGACCAGGTCATGGGCCTCATGGCCCTCGACGAGAGCTCGTCGGGGGTCGTCGACGGCGAACGGATTGAAGAGCTCATCCGCAAACGGGAACAGGCCCGCTCAGCTAAGGACTTCACCACGTCTGACGCCATCCGAGACGAGCTGGCGGCTCAGGGCATCCTCCTGGAGGACACCCCTCAGGGAACCAAGTGGAAGAAAAAAATATAACACCTTCCAGAAAAACGGCAGAAAAGAGGAGCCGCCCCGAGGTCAGGGCGACTCCTCTTGCGTTATACGCGCTATGCTCTGTCCGGTGTGTCCGTATGGCTTATTCTCCCGACTCGTGCGTCCCTCATCGCCTCAGGAAGACCAGAGGCAGGGCAAGGAGCAGCGACGCCGGGGAAAGACCTATGGCGCATCCGCCACCGGAGCTTCGATACTCATGAGCATGGGACGGAGGTGATGTCGAGACCGGGCTGAAGAGTGCCTCCACGACGTGCGCTTTCGTGACCTTGACCCGAAGGGTCTCGACGGCTCCTCGGGACTCTCCGTCGATTTTTACGTCATCGAGGACGTACCCGGCATGTGCCGTTATGCTGAGGTCCACCGTAACGCCGTTGGAGACCGTCGGGTTCGTCGGGGTGATGCTCCCGGCCCCCTCAGGAATCACGATGGTGCTCAGGATGTGGAGTCCGGGGCATGAACCTCCAGGACCGCCGATACCAGGCCCAGTTCCGGGGGGCATGAGAAGGCTGGTGTCGAATTCCTCGTAGGCCCCCATGTCCGGCTTCCAATCACGGGGTTCTCCCCTCTGGTCCGTCGCGGGGATGCCGCTACCACCGATGCCGGCGTTCCTGGCCGGGCTGTCTTTCCCTATCTCCATCGTCCAGGTGGGACCGCCGTTATTCGCCAAGGCACTCAGCAGCGGATCCGCATCGATGTTCCCCGTCCCAGAGGTCCCGTCTTCAACAACGGAGTAACTCACTACAGAAGTACTTGTTCCCCCATTATACAAATCCCCATTCACGTTATCCCAGAAGATGCAGTTCGTCACGGTGGGGCTGCTGTCACCACTGTTCAGTATACCACCACCGTTCTCACTTGCTACATTCCCCGAGAAGGTGCAGTTGGTCACGATGGGACTACTCCTATCCCAGTTGACCACCCCCCCACCGTCGTTACCTGCCACGTTTCCCGAGAAGGTGCAGTTGATCACGCTGGGACTGCTCTCCCAGCCGTCATGCTTCCCATCATTGAACATCCCCCCACCGTCGTT contains:
- a CDS encoding cysteine--tRNA ligase gives rise to the protein MTLSLYNDLTRKKEPFVPLHEKEVRFYSCGPTVYDYFHIGNARPFIVFDVLRRYMEFSGYDVTFVQNFTDIDDKMIDRANERGITVQELAEQTIADYFEDADALGIKRASVYPRATEHMAEIIDLVKKLKTSGHAYEVDGVVYFDVSSFPGYCKLSGQNVEELQAGARIEVNSSKKSPLDFVLWKAQKPGEPAWDSPWGKGRPGWHIECSAMAMKYLGETLDIHSGGTDLIFPHHENEIAQAEAATGQPFVRYWIHNEYILIDKEKMSKSLGNFMTAREARKHYSPLAIRMFMLSAHYRSPVSFGPEGLQQATSALERLHNSWSDFRYAVDTRPQSPGEVGRFLEAMDTHRKSFVTAMDDDFNTAGALGAVFEAISSTNSYVKTAETLDPKAVDVIGGFFRDLDQVMGLMALDESSSGVVDGERIEELIRKREQARSAKDFTTSDAIRDELAAQGILLEDTPQGTKWKKKI